The DNA window GGCGGGTGAGCTCATGGGTCCTCTGTCCGATCGGGCACCCGCCGGAGCGCCGACGGGGGTGGGGACGCCAGCGTAGTCGCGCGGCGGGACCCGGAGCCTGTGATCCCCGGCCCCCGGGGACGGACCTCACCTCGTCCGGACGGTCCGCGCGGATAGCATTCCGGGCGTGACAGCGACCCCGACCTCCGCCGCGAGCCCCACCACCCTGCAGGCGCTGCGCAGCCCCCGCCTGCTGACCACCGAGGTGCTCGCCGGCGCGGTGACCACGCTCGCCCTGATCCCCGAGGTCATCTCCTTCTCGGTGATCGCCGGGGTGGACCCGAAGGTCAGCCTCGTCGCCTCCGTGGTGCTCGCGATCTCGATGACCTTCCTCGGAGGGCGCCCGGCGATGATCACGGCCGCGGCCGGGGCCGTGGCGCTCGTGGTCGCACCGCTCGTGCACACCCACGGCGCCGCCTACCTGCTGCCCACCGTGGTGCTCGCCGGCCTGATCCAGATCGCCTTCGGACTGGTGGGCCTCGCCCGGATCATGCGCTTCATCCCGCGCTCGGTGATGATCGGCTTCGTCAACGCGCTCGGCATCCTCATCTTCACCGCCCAGCTCCAGCACGTGCTCGACGTGCCCGCCGCGGTCTACCCGCTGTTCGCCCTCACCCTCGTGGTGGTGCTCGTGCTGCCGCGGTTCACGAAGGCCGTCCCGGCCCCGCTGGTCGCGATCGTGCTGGTCACCGCGATCGCGATGATCGCCCACCTCGCCGTCCCCACCGTCGGCGACCAGGGCGAGATCTCCGGCGGCCTCCCCGGCATCACCCCGCTCGAGGTGCCGCTGTCCCTCGAGACCCTGCAGCTCATCGCGCCCACCGCCCTCAGCGTCGCCTTCGTGGGCCTCATGGAGACGCTGCTGACCGCCAAGCTCGTGGACGACATCACCGACACCCGCTCGCCCAAGGGCCGCGAGTCCTGGGCGCTGGGGGTGGCGAACATCCTCGCCGGGTTCTGGGGAGGCATCGCCGGCTGCGCGATGATCGGCCAGACGGTGATGAACGTGAAGCTGGGCCGCGCGCGCACCCGGATC is part of the Brachybacterium ginsengisoli genome and encodes:
- a CDS encoding SulP family inorganic anion transporter, encoding MTATPTSAASPTTLQALRSPRLLTTEVLAGAVTTLALIPEVISFSVIAGVDPKVSLVASVVLAISMTFLGGRPAMITAAAGAVALVVAPLVHTHGAAYLLPTVVLAGLIQIAFGLVGLARIMRFIPRSVMIGFVNALGILIFTAQLQHVLDVPAAVYPLFALTLVVVLVLPRFTKAVPAPLVAIVLVTAIAMIAHLAVPTVGDQGEISGGLPGITPLEVPLSLETLQLIAPTALSVAFVGLMETLLTAKLVDDITDTRSPKGRESWALGVANILAGFWGGIAGCAMIGQTVMNVKLGRARTRISTLIAGVLLLVLVTALSDLMAQIPMAALAAVMMVVAVTTVDFHSVRPATLKRMPWSETLVMVTTVVVVVITHNLAIGVAAGVLLAMVLFARRVAHVITVRRSEDGARYTVIGPLFFGSSNDLVEQFSYTEDPPQVTVDFSAAQIWDASTVAVLDSVQTKYAEQGTEVRFTGLDERSSGFHGRLTGTLN